ATCCCAGGGTCGGCGGTCATCGCCCAGGCGACGCAGCGGGTGCCGTTGCCGCAGGCGCCAGCTTCCGAGCCGTCGGTGTTGTAGATGCGGACATAGGCATCGGTGCCCGACACCTTCGCGTCGTGCAGCACCATCAACTGGTCGAAGCGGGTGCGCTCCTGGCTCGCGATCGCGCGCGCCTCGGCTTGCGTGACGAGATGCTTCGTCCCGCGCAAATCGAGCACGGTGATCTCGTTGCCGAGTCCGTTCATCTTGAGGAACCGGCGATTGGCGAGGGCGTTCATATCGTCACATGTCCATGATCATGGCGGTATATGAGCGTGACGCCGAAAAAATGCCACCCTTCGCGTTCTTCCTGCCGTAACGGGATCATCGTAGTTTGCGGCAGGGCGCGAATCGGTCGTGTCAGCGCGGGAAGTTCGGGTATGCGGCAGTTGAGATTCAGCGCGCTCCTTCTTGCGCTCGCCCTCGTCCATCCGGCTGCCGCGCAGACGCGCGTGGCGCCGCCGACGGCTGTGGAGAGCACGCCGCTTGCTGCGCCGCCTGGAACGGCGGTGCCGGCGCAGAATGTGCAACCTGCTCAGCCGGTCCCAGCTCAGAGCCAGGCCAATCCGCCTGTCCCGGCTGAACCGCAACCGGTGCAGCCGCCGCCAGCCCCCCAGACACCGGTCGTGCCGCAGCCGGTCCAACCGGCACCGGCGCCGCAGACGCCGATCGAGCCGCAACCTGTCCAGCCGCCGCCGACCTTGCCCAATCCGCAGCCGGCGCCGCCCGTCCAGCAACAGCAGACCGGGGCGCCGAACCCGAACGCGACGCTTGCCGGCAAGCAGGGCGATCCGTCCGATGTCGACGAGATCGCGCTCGTCGCCAAGCCCGTGCTGCTGCTCGCCGGCCAGGCGAGCTGGGATCAGGGTTTCCAGAAGCTGTCTGAGGCCATCGCGCTCCTGCGGGCTGAGGCCGACAAGGCCGGTCTCAAGGTTGCCGGCCGGCCGCTGAGCCTGTTCGTCGAGACTGACGACAACGGTTTCAAGTTCGAGGCGATGCTGCCGGTCGACCGGCCGGCAGATGCTGGCAAGCCGCTGGCGACCGGTGTGCGCAACGGCCAGTCGCCGTTCGGGCGCTCGCTGCGCTTCGTCCACACCGCGCCCTATGACGACATCGATTCGACCTATGAGACGATCACGGCCTATCTCGAGGCCAAGAGCATCGTCGTGAAGGACGCCTTCCTTGAGGAATACGTCAGCGACCTCAAGGATCCCGGCGACCCGAACCTCGAGATCAACGTCTACGTCCAGCCGAAATAGGGCACGGCGTTTTCGTCATGTTCGGGCTTGTTCCGACCATCCACGTCTTCGTTCTTCGAGAGCGGTGTTCAAGACGTGTATGCTCGCCACAAGGGCGAGCATGACGGCGCGGCTGCCTAAGCCTCCCACACCAGGCCGGGCTGCATCGGCCGGAAGCGTTCCTCTGGCAAGCCCGCTTTTTCCAGAGCGACTTTGAGCGCCTCGGGCGGGCGGCCGACGCCTTCGTCGGTGAGCTGGAACGTGCCCCAATGGTGGCCGAGAGCCTGCTCGGCGCGCAATGACCGCATCACCGCGACGGCCTCTTCCGGGTTCATGTGGTTGTCACTCATGAACCAGCGCGGCTCATAGGCACCGATCGGCAGCGCGGCCAGGCGGAACGGACCATGCTCCTGGCCGAGGCGCTCATAGAGCGAGCCGTCATGGTAGCCGGTGTCGCCGATATGGAAGAGCTTGCCCGCCGGCGTCTCGATGACGAATGAGCACCACAGCGCCATGCGCCGGTCGAAGGCGCCGCGCGCCGACCAGTGATAGCTCGGCACCAATGTGATCGCGACCTTGTCTGACAGCTCCAGCCGGGCACTCCAGTCATGCGCCTCGGCCCGGATCGAACCATCGCGCGCCTTGACGATCGCGTCGTTGCCGAGCGGCATGATCATGCGCGGATTGTCGCGCACATGGATCAGCGCCAGCGTCTCGACGTCGAGATGGTCGTAATGGTTATGCGTTACCAGAACGACGTCGATCTTCGGCAGATCGGCGAAGGCGACGCCGGGTGCATTCACCCGCTTCGGCCCGAAGAAGGAGAACGGGCTCGCGCGCTCGGAATAGACCGGGTCGATCAGGATGTTGAGGCCGGCGACCTGGTAGAGGAAGGAGGCGTGGCCGAGATGGACGACCCGTAAGGACTCGACGCGCGCCGGCGGCTTGTCCTGCGGCGGAGCGGCATACTGCACCGGAAAGACCTCGCGCTCGCGCTTCGAGAACTGCCAACGCAGCACGTCGGCCAGCCCCTTTGTGACCGGCCGCCCGTCGCTGAAGATCAGCCCGTCGAAATGGTCGCTGACTGGACCCTGATAGTAGGGATTGCGCGAGCGCGCGTAAGAAGCCCAGGCGAATCCGGTGGAACCGAGCAGGGCAGGGATGCCGAGGAGGCGCAGGAGTTTGCGACGTGTCATGACATCGAGAAGTCGTGTTCAGGTCGCGCAGCGTCAAGGCCGGGTCATCCGTTTCAAGACAACTTGATCGCCGTCACGTGCAACCAGCGGGTCGGCTCTTGATCGTAACCGCCGCCCAAATCCTCTTCGATATCGAGGCGGTTCCAGCCGAGGTCGCCATAGGTCGTGCGCAGCCAGTCGGCGTCCGGATAATTGTAGAACCGACCGAAGCGGTCGCGGCCTTCCGCTTCGCCGGCCTTGAAGCTAGCGTAGAAGGCGCCGCCCGGCCGCAGCGCCCGGTGAACCCCGGCGAGGATGCCGGGCAAGGCCGGACGTGGCACGTGCAGCAGGCAGGCATTGGCCCAGATGCCATCGAATGCCGCTTCTGCCGTAAGGTCCTCGAAGAGCAGCACCGAAACCGGGCGGCCGAGCCGCTTCTCCGCTTGTGCGGCGAGTTCGGGCGAGCCGTCGGTCGGGCTGACGTCGAGGCCGAGCGCTAGCAGAGCCTCGCTGTCCTGCCCGCCGCCGCAGCCGAGTTCCAGCACCTTGCCGCCGGCGGGCACCAGCTCGGCGAAGCGCTGCAACCGCGCCTGGCCGAGCTCGCGGGCGCGCCCGGCATAGATTTCCGCCTCGTTGGCGTAGAAATCGAGTGTTGCGCGGTCATCGCCGGACATTGTGATCTCCGTGGGCAGGAATCGTCGGTCGTTGCTGCAGATCGCTGCCACATTTGGTCAGCATCAAGGCTTGATCGCTCCAGACGTCGAGGCATAGTCCCGCCTCGCTTCGCGAGGTACCGATGGCAAGGCTTTCCCGGCTTTCTGCGCTTCTCTTCGGTCTTGCCAGCACGGCGGCGCAGGCTTGCGGTTCGCAGGCCGAGCCCTGCAAGGTTCCGCTGGGCGACTACCACGCCGCCGTGCCGGCAACGGCACTGCCACCCGGACAGAAGCGACCCGCTGTCCTGTTCTTTCACGGCGCCGGCGGAGGGGGCGATGCGGTCCTCGCCGCCGATTCCGTTTTGAAGCCCTTCGTCGAGGCCGGCTATGTCGTGCTTGGCCCAAGCGGGCTCGTCATGCAGGGCAGCCGCTATGGTCGCGGCTGGTCGTTCCTGCCGGATGCACCGCAGCAGCGTGATGAACTCGCCTTCGCGCAGCAGG
This sequence is a window from Bosea vestrisii. Protein-coding genes within it:
- a CDS encoding GyrI-like domain-containing protein; the encoded protein is MRQLRFSALLLALALVHPAAAQTRVAPPTAVESTPLAAPPGTAVPAQNVQPAQPVPAQSQANPPVPAEPQPVQPPPAPQTPVVPQPVQPAPAPQTPIEPQPVQPPPTLPNPQPAPPVQQQQTGAPNPNATLAGKQGDPSDVDEIALVAKPVLLLAGQASWDQGFQKLSEAIALLRAEADKAGLKVAGRPLSLFVETDDNGFKFEAMLPVDRPADAGKPLATGVRNGQSPFGRSLRFVHTAPYDDIDSTYETITAYLEAKSIVVKDAFLEEYVSDLKDPGDPNLEINVYVQPK
- a CDS encoding MBL fold metallo-hydrolase; its protein translation is MTRRKLLRLLGIPALLGSTGFAWASYARSRNPYYQGPVSDHFDGLIFSDGRPVTKGLADVLRWQFSKREREVFPVQYAAPPQDKPPARVESLRVVHLGHASFLYQVAGLNILIDPVYSERASPFSFFGPKRVNAPGVAFADLPKIDVVLVTHNHYDHLDVETLALIHVRDNPRMIMPLGNDAIVKARDGSIRAEAHDWSARLELSDKVAITLVPSYHWSARGAFDRRMALWCSFVIETPAGKLFHIGDTGYHDGSLYERLGQEHGPFRLAALPIGAYEPRWFMSDNHMNPEEAVAVMRSLRAEQALGHHWGTFQLTDEGVGRPPEALKVALEKAGLPEERFRPMQPGLVWEA
- a CDS encoding class I SAM-dependent methyltransferase, translated to MSGDDRATLDFYANEAEIYAGRARELGQARLQRFAELVPAGGKVLELGCGGGQDSEALLALGLDVSPTDGSPELAAQAEKRLGRPVSVLLFEDLTAEAAFDGIWANACLLHVPRPALPGILAGVHRALRPGGAFYASFKAGEAEGRDRFGRFYNYPDADWLRTTYGDLGWNRLDIEEDLGGGYDQEPTRWLHVTAIKLS